GCCTGCTTTAAAGTGTTTGCAGACGGTGTGCAAATCCGCCCTGACCAAACACCAATGGCCATTGCACTGCAAAACGGACTGCCGTTCAAAAATGTACAGGCGATCGTGGAAAGGCCCGATGGCACCAGGTTCCATGCTACAATAAATATCAATCCTCTGTTTGATGAAAATGGACAATTGATGGGAGCCGTGAATGTTTTCCAGGATACCTCCGACCTAAAGGAAGCTGAACAGAAACTACTCCATGCGAAAGTCTCCGAGCTCACGGAGATGGAGGAGATGTATCACAAGATGATCGGGGAAGTGGAGGATTATGCCATCATCCTGCTGGACGCCAATGGCATAATCCGTAACTGGAACAGGGGTGCGGAAAAGATCAAAGGGTATCGCGACCATGAAATCGTCGGAAAAAGCTTCCAGGAATTCTATCTCGAAGAAGACAGGAAAGCGGGATTGCCATTGAGCCTGCTCGAGAATGCCAGAAAAAGTGGAAAAGCAATTCATGAAGGATGGCGTAAAAGAAAGGACGGGAGCGCATTTTGGGGAAGCATCGTACTCACTGCATTGCATGATGAAGCGGGAAAGACAATCGGTTTTTCAAAAGTTACCCGCGATCTTACTGAACGAAAACTTACTGAAGACCGCGTGAAAGAATATCTTCAGCAACTGGAATTCCAGAACCGTGAGCTGGAACAATTCGTGTACGCTGCATCGCATGATATGCGGGAACCATTGCGGAAGATCCATTTGTACAATAGTTTCATTGCAGAAAATAATGGAAATACACTTGACGAACAATCAAGCATCTTCCTGAACCGTTCCATCAAGGCCACCAGCCGGATGAACAGGTTGATCGAGGATCTGCTGGCCTATTCACGCGCAACATCCAAAACCAACCAGGAATCCGTTGCCGACCTGCAGCGGATCATCGATGAGATCGAAACAGGTTACAAGGAAGATCCAATGATGGCCGGTCTCGTGATCCGCAGGAACGATCTTCCGAAAATTACAGGTGTTCCCTTTCAATTAAAACAACTTTTTTTCAACCTGATCGATAATGCCATCAAGTACAAACATCCTGACAGGAAAGTGGAGATCGATATAACCTTCCGGGTAGTGAAAGGAACAGCCCTGCTTCAATTGCCTGATGCTTCCAAAGATTATCTAGAACTAACGGTGAAGGACAATGGACTTGGTTTCGATCCGGAATACTCGCAGAAGATCTTCGAGATCTTCCAGCGATTGATACCTGCTGCTTCCGTAAGAGGATCAGGCATGGGGCTGGCCATTTGTAAAAGGATCATGCAGAACCATAACGGGATCATTGAAGCCGATGGTGTACCCGGAGAAGGCGCCAGTTTCAGATTGTATTTTCCTCAGGCGGATCAGGCCCTGCAAAACCGCAATAGCTTCCTCGCCAGATCGTAACATTCCTGGAGGTGGAAGGGTTTGATCAGGTAATCGGTAGCGCCGTTATTCAAACATTCTTCGATATGCAAAGGAGCATTGGAAGTGCTCAGGATTATTTTGGGTGTGCTGGAGTAGCGTGCATCTTCATTCAGTGAAAGCAGTAACTGCGCGCCATTCTTCTGAGGCATATTGTAATCGAATACGATCAGTGAAGGCGTTGGTATAGAATCGTCCCCCATCAAATATTGTAAAGCGGAAATCCCATTGCTGAAAAGATGTAGTTGCACCCCTGGTTCGATGGATTGAATAGCCATCTGCAGAAGCTCCAGGTCTTCAGCGTCATCATCTGCCATAACAATATGTATCGGGCTGTCTGTCTTCGTCATACTAAACAAAATTGGGAAAGCGGGCAAAACAAATTTAAGGAATTTGAAGTCCCTGCCCGTATTTTGATTTTGTGTAGCATTTATCCCGGGAGCTGCATTGAACCAGTTATTGAAATTCAATAAGACCAGTCGCAAATGTCAGCTGCCTGTGATTGCAGGGCTTTGGCGTGGGCAAGCGGCCTCTGGTAATATTTTTTCCATCATCACCACAATGCTTGTTAACTTCAGGAAGCATTTTTCATCAATACGGAATAATATGCAAACAATGTCGCAACTGCAGAAAGGGGAAGCGCTGAAAAAACTGCATCAGCGTTCAGGCATATTCGTTATCCCTAATGCCTGGGATGCAGGTTCGGCCAGAGTGCTGACAGGACTTGGGTTTGAAGCTATCGCCACTACCAGTGCCGGACTGGCGTTTGCCAGGGGAAAGCCGGATGGGGAAGGGGCGCTCACTAAAGGTGAAACCTTTGAAAATGTGGCGGAGATCATTGCAGCCACCTATCTTCCTGTGTCTGCAGACCTGGAAAATGGTTATGGTGATGAACCGGAGGATTGTGCCAAAACCATTCTGGAAGGAGCGGTGCTGGGACTTGCCGGTGGTTCCATCGAAGATGCCACGGGCAGGCCGGGTGATCCGATCTATCCTTTTGAGCTGGCTGTGGAGCGGGTACGCGCTGCCGTGAATGCAGCCCGCAATCTGCCTTTTGAATTCACGCTGACTGCAAGGGCCGAAAATCTGATCTATGGCAGGCCTGATCTGAAAGATACCGTCAACCGGCTTGTAGCCTATGCTGAAGCAGGGGCAGACGTCCTTTTTGCTCCTGGACTTTCCACCCGCGAAGAAATTGAAACCGTAGTGAAAGCTGTAGCTCCCAAACCTGTGAATATTGTGATAGGACTGGGCATCACACGCTTCACACTGGAAGAGCTCGCATCCTTCGGCGTAAAAAGAGTAAGCCTCGGTTCATCGCTTGTAAGGGCCGCCTATAGCGGTTTCTACAAAGCCGCAGAGGAAATCAAACAAAACGGAACATTCTCTTACAATACCGGAACCCTCAGTTACGGAGATATCAATGAAATGCTCAGGTAAGTAGTTATTGTTTTTTCAGCAGAACTGTTTTGGATTGCACAACCAGGGTATCGCCATTCCTTAATCGTGCAAGGCATCCAGGATTGAACATATTCCATACGTCTCCATTGGCACTTGAGCAGGCTGAGTAGGGGTGATTATCGTTGGAGAATGCATAACTCAGAAAAGGGGCAGTCAGTGTTCCGGCTTTAACATTCAGCACATAATCGAAAGAAGGTGTATAAAACGTGCTGTAACCGCCCGCATCGGGTATGGATACTATATTCAATTTGTTGACGGGATACTGCAGGATACTATCTCCCATTTGCATACACCGGAAGTTGGGGTTGGGCATCTGCCACAGCGTTTTACCAACCCAATTCAACAGGTACCGGCCATTGCCGGTCTGCCTATAACTCATTTCCATGGTCATTGGCTGACCGGGATATTTCACGGTGGCTTTTCCCGGCTCCAGTGAAATGGTCACTAGTCCGGTTTCCGGCTCTTCCGTTTGTGCCGATTTGAAAAAACGCTGCAGATCTCTGCTGGCAATATACCTGTTGATCAGCGACTGATCTGTTACTTCACCATTACCTGTATACATTTTGACGCCTGCTATCAGAATTTTGGATGATACGTAGTTGCCGGATGGCATTTGGTCATCGCCGCTTTTGCTGCAGGCGCTAAGGAGTGTAAGGGTGGCTGCCATTGCAGCGAAGCAAATTTGTTTCATAGTAGAATAATGAATGCCAAACTAAGAATGTTTTGGCTGAGAAGCAAACGTATTACAGCCATCTTCTCACCCGGCGGCAATAATTAATATACTGTTCACCGAAGTCCTTTCTCAGCCTGGGCTCTTCATAGAAAATGATGAAGAGATTGAATGCGATGAAAATAGAAACAGTATAAATGAATAATGCAGTGACGGGAACCAGTAAACACTCTCCGGTAAGTATGCTCATAACGCCGATATACATGGGATTTCTTGAATACCTGTAAAGTCCTGCAATTACAAGTTCTTTTGTAGGATCAGCAGGAGAGAGCGTGCCGCGGCCGTCTGTGGCAAAACGGATGATGCATAGTAAAGTTATGATGACGCCTGCCAGCAGTAGCAACAGACCTGCATACCGGACAATGGAAAAATCAGAAAAAGTAGAATGGTTGATGGATTCCCTGACCAATAGCCAGGGAATCAAACCCGCCACCATCCCAGGTTGCAGGATAGTGAAGAATAAGTTTCGCCAGAATAGGGATACATTTCCTGCCATACTTAAATATAATAAGAATTTTCCGCTGATGCCAGCCGGGACTATTTGCGTTTGTAGCCGGAAATATAGCTGGAAGGGGTCATTCCTGTTACTTTCTTGAAAACCCTGTTGAATGTGATGGTATTGTTGAAGCCGATGGAATAGGCGATAGAAGAGATGGAATCGAAATCCCCGTTGATGATCCTCTTGCAGGCTTCATTGATGCGGATCTCATTCAGAAAGCTCATATAGGTTTTCCGTGTATGTTTCTTGAAGTACTTGCAGAAAGCATGTGGAGTGATATGCGCCACTTCGGAAACTTTCTTCAGGGAAATATTTTCCGCGTAGTGCTCAACGGTATACTGATAGATATCGTTCATGCGCAAGCCTTCGCTGTCTGTGAATGAATACTTGGAGAATCCATTCGACAGGGATTTCCAGTCTTTCACTTCATTGGCGAAGAATTGCAATAGCCGGAAGAATTCGAACAGTCTTTCTGCCCTGTCTGTGGTGTTGATCCTTTTGATCATGAGCGAGGCCATACCGCAATATTGTTCCGGTAACTGATAGCCATTGCCGGCATTGAGCAGGAATTTCCGGATACCATCCAGTTCCTGCAGATTCAGGATGCCTTTGAGAAGCGAGTCCTGGTCGAAGTAAACATGGATGGCATGGATATTATTTTCCTGCTGGTTTTCGAAATAATGTGCGTCGGCTTTGAAGATATGCGGTTGATTGGCGCCCAGCAGGTAAACCTCACCGGGTTTGAAAGGTTGTGTGTAATTTCCGGCAATGAAAGTGCCTTCGCCCTTGATGATCAACGTGATCTGGGCTTCGGCGTGGCGGTGATAATAATTGTAAAAGTAGGGAAGTATGTCTTCCTGTACCGCCAGAGAGCCTTTTTGGACAATCGGAACCGTAAATTGGAGGACTTTCATTAAACCAATATTACCAATTTTTACAGAAATTAGCCAAATGAAGGATAATTTCTGTTTATAATTCGCTAATCAGGGTAAGCTTCAGCCGTAAACTAGAGGGAATGGGCCGGGAAAACGGGATAATAATTGATGGTTACAATTGTTTTGCTGTAAAATCGTTTTTGGATAGCCTGATTTTATCCGGATTATCGTCTTACCAACAGTTATCAGACCATTCATGAATTCAGATCTCCTTGTAATACCCCTCTTCCTGTTTCAGCTACTCATCACCGTTGTGATAGAATCCCTGGTGCTTTATAAATTCGGGTATCACTCCATGCTGGCCTCTCTTGTATTTGCTTCGCTGGCCAATACCATATCTGTTGTTACTGGTGGATTGTTGCTGATGCAGACCGCTGAACCCCTGCTGGCGTCTCCTTCCTTTCCCTGGAACCTGGTGCTGATCTTTTGCATGCAGGCGATGCTGGTGGAGTTCATTGTATTGAAGCTTTGCCGGAAAGATTTCCCCGCATCCCGCCTGGTGCTTCCTGTATTGCTGATGAATCTGCTTTCTACTATTCCACTTTATTTTTTGCTTTCGTAATCGCAGTAGTATTTTTATTGTAGAGAACGATAATATTGTAGTTTTGCGACATTACTTTTCAAACCTTATCCTTCCGTTACACAGGTGATACCGGCAACGCTCTCTCTCGAAACCATTGCATTAAACCCGCCCGTTCAAACCGGGCCTGAACCTTATGAAAGTAGTTGTACTGTATTCTATCCTTTTATTATTTCCAATTAGTCTTCTTGCACATGATTCCCTGCAGTACACTGTCCGGCAGTATACTGATGAGAATGGTCTGCCGCAAAACAGCGTAAAGGCCATGGGCTTCGACAGAAGCGGTTTTCTCTGGATGAACACGGAGAATGGCGTTGTACGATTTGACGGACAATTTTTCCGCTCCTTCAATAAGAATCAACTTCCGCTGAGGAGCAGCCGGATGTCATGGCTGCTTCCTGATCTCCAGACCGGCGCACTGATCAGTGTTACTGAAAGGAACCAGTTGATCTGTATGCAGGACGGCCAGGCAACTTTACTGACGGATCACTATTTACTTTCTGAAATTCCTCTTGGACCTGATATACATGACGACAATTACAAATTATATAGTGCGCTGGGTCTTCCCAATGTGTTCTCCAGCCTGATCAGAATTGAAAAGTACAAGATAAGCACGGCGGTGGACAGGTATTATTTACTTACCAGCGATTCCATCATTGCCCGGGACAAGGGAAAGATGGAATTCTCTTTACAATATAAGGCTGGAAATTACTGGGAATTCTTCCTGGTGGGAAACAGGTTGTATCAGATTCAGGGTGTACAGATCAAATTGATAGAAGCCGGTCAGGTCATTGCAACGGGACAATTGCAGGGAGATATTCGTCAGCATCCCGGTTTCCTTAACGGCAAGGTGCAGCCGAAAATTTACTGGAGCACCAGTGCTGGACAGGTATTTGTAGTAATGGATAAATCGCTTTACATGGTGAAGCCCGGAGCAAAAAACGGCCTCACTACGGAGCTGCTGATGCGTGATTTCGATTATGAAGCAAACAGGATCACAGTTGTTTGTTATGACACCCTTTACAAGCGCATCTTCATGGGGAGCCAGACGCGCGGTCTGTTCGTTTTCACAAGGAAACCTTTTTTCACCATGCGCTCAGGCCAGTCCGATGCAGATGAAGTGTACTACGCACAGGCCCTTGTGGGGGAGAACAGGATCCTAACGCCCCAGGGATATTTGTTCAACCTGCAGGATATACATGAGGTATTGCCGGAATTCAACAAAAGGATGCGGGAAGACAGATCCAGTATGGTGCTGGACCATAATAAGAATATATGGGTGAAGCACCGGACGATGCTGTACTGTTTTGATCCCACAGGCAGGAAACTGTTGAGGGAATTCAGTTATCCTTATAATATCACCATGCTGTATGAAGACCAGGACAGCAACCTGATCGTTGGCATCAAAAGGCGGGCGGCCTGGCGTTTCAGCCTGAATGATCCTCTTGCAAAACCTGAGGTGGTATATCCTTCAATAAAGGACCTCTGTTATATCCAGGAAGAAGGGAAACTCAGGATGTGGATGGGCTGCGGAAATGGTTTGTACAGTATAGATAAATCAACCGGAAAGATCGATTCCATCAAAGAGTTATCGGGAAAGTATATACGAAGTTTGTATGTGCGCCAGGAAGGCGAGATCTGGATCAGCACCCATGAAGATGGATTTTACCTTTACGATGGAAAAAAGCTGATTGCCATGCCCATGGACAAAGGCGGATACCTGGCTTCAGCGCATTGTGTGATTGAAGATGACAATGGCTTTTTCTGGATCACTACCAATAAGGGATTGTTCCAGACTGCAAGGCAGGACCTGCTGGATTATGCGGCAGGAAAACAGCACAGTCCATTTTATCTGTATTACGACAAATACACTGGTTTCAATACGAATGAATTCAACGGCGGCTGCCAGCCTTGTGGCCTGAAGCTCAAAGGTGGTTATTTCTCCCTGCCTTCGCTCAATGGCCTGGTGGTGGGAAATCCATCGAAGCTGGTGCCGGAAGTGCCTTCGCTCAATCTCTTCATAGACAGGATCGAGATCGATGGTCAATCCATTCCGCTGGCCGATACCATCTCGCTGGACAATCATTTCGATTTTTTCCGGCTCTTCATTACCACTCCTTATTTTGGTAATTCTTACAACAGGCATCTTGATTTTTCGCTGGTGAAGGATGGAAATGCCGGCACCTGGTTGCCGTTGGATGGCGATGGAAGTATCAAGCTGTCTTCCCTGGCTTCGGGTTCCTATGAGATCAGGATCCGGAAGGCGAATGGATTTGGCGCCGATAACCACCTGGTGAAAAGCGTGTTGCTGGTGGTTCCGCTGGCGTTCTATGAAACTGTCTGGTTCCGTTTGCTGATGGCATTGCTGGTGATCATCGGATTCTTTTTGTACATGCGCATAAAGCTGCGGTATATCCGCAGGAAGAATGCGCAACTGGAGGAGAAGATCGATGAACGCACACAGGCTTTGCAGGCAACGCTGAAAGAACTGCAGCAATCGGAAGAAAGCATGCGCAGGCAAACGCGGATGCAGGAACGGATGATCGCTGCCATCACTCATGATATCAAAACACCGCTCAAATATCTTACCGGAGCAGCCAGGAGATTGTTCGAAAGCACAGAAGGGGAGAAGACCACCGATGATAAGAAACGAAGCGCCCACCTGATCTACGAATCCGGTTACAGGATGTATCACCTTACAGATAATCTGCTTCAATACATCAAGCTGAACTCTTCACAGGGCAGTATTGTAATGGACAAGCTCTGTTTGAATGTGCTGGTGGAAAACAAGCTGCAGATCTTCAATGAGATCGCTGCGGAGCAATCCACCAGGATCGAGAACAATATTCCCAGGGATACTTATGTGCTGAGCAATCATCACCTGCTGGGGATCATGGTACATAACCTGATCGACAATGCAGTGAAGGCCACTTTCGATGGCGTGGTGAAGATATCGGCAACCACAGATGATGATACTGTTTGCATTCGTGTGGAGGACAGCGGTTTTGGCATGAGCAAGCAAACGCAGCAATGGTGTAATGACGAAATGGGCACTGCCGGATCGGGCAATGGCATTAGCAGCAAATCGGGATTGGGGCTGATCATTGTCAAGGACCTGGTGGCTCAGATGAAGGGACGTGTGCGGGTGAGTGATGGGAAAGAAGGGGGAACGGTGGTGGAGCTGATCTTTACAAAATAAAAGCAGCGGATCAGGATGCCTGTCCGCCGTACAATCTTACTTTTTCTGCCAGGTCTATCACATTGGCAACATCCAGTTTATCGAAGATCCTCGCTTTGTAAGTACTCACAGTAGATATCTGCAGGCTGAGCATGCTGCCGATATCAGCTACGCTTGAGCCTTTGATGAGTAATTGCATCACTTCCATTTCACGGTTGGAAAGGGATTGCAGTGGGTTCTTTGCGATGTCTGATTTTGTATTGAGGCCGTTGAGCAGGTGTTGCCTTACGGTGGAGCTGATGTATTTCTCATTGTTGAGAATGGTGCGGATAGCGGTTTTGAGGTCTTCTTCAGGTGAATGTTTCACCAGGTATCCGTCTACTCCTGCCTGCAGGTATCGAAGTGCGAAGAGTTGTTCATCATAACCGGAGAAGATCAGGATCCGGATCTGGGGTTGGTGAAGCCGCACTACATCAATCATCTGGAGGTTGTTTCCACCGGGGATATTGATGTCGAGGATAAGCAGGTCAAACCTTTGCTGGTTTAATAATTTAAGGACCTGACTGAAGTTCTCTGCTTCGGATACGTGAACACCAGGCATAAGGTCTTTTATGATCAGGGTAGTTCCATAGCGTACGATCGCGTGATCATCCGCAATCAAGATGTTCGGCATAGTGTGTGTTTCAATGGTTTTCAGAACAGAGCGTTGCCAAACCAGGTTACCCGTTATAACCAAGTTGCTAAAAAACGGTGCCAAGATACAATATTATTTCTACACGTATTCCTTCAACAATATCGAAGTTTTACTACAACAATATTGAACTGCTACTACATCTCTTTACGAAATGTTAAAATATATTTGTGTTGTCGATCGGATATACCGGTTCTCAACACACGAAGATCAGTCATAGTTACAGCAGAGGATTGATCATTGGTTACTTACTCTGATAGCAGCTCCACTTTTTTCAACGGCAATCCTGCCGGATTTTTCATTATTTCATTTTCTCTATACCAATCGCCAATCCTTTGTAAAGCCTGCTGCGCATATATTGCGACAGTATCGTTTTTCCAATATCATTTCGAAAAAATGTGCTTGCCTGGTGCATTTCCATGCAACCGGTTTTTATTCGCAGGTCAGAAGCACTGTATAACTAATGACTGATGGTTCCGGTTCCCCGGAGCCATTTTCATATAGAATAACTACTATTTCATATAGAGCTAATACTGTGAAATAGAATTAATACTACAATATCTTCGTAAATCTCTTACCTGATTCTTCTTTGTCATTAAGTAATTTTGCAGCCGTCAGGATCGGAATTCACCATCAATGTGAACATAACGATCGGATCTAAAAAAAAATAAATGAGAAGAAGAATTTTACCCCTCGCGGCCTTCGCGATGCTGTTCGCTTCTGTTGCATCAGGCCAGGAAATCTCCAGGAAGAAAGGAAAGCTTATCGGCTTCAGTGTAAACGCCACCGACTTCAAAACTCCCAACGACATCAAAGCCACTTCTTTCAAAGACACCTGGAAAAAAGGTGACTGGCATAATTTCAAGAATCATGATTTCGGATTCTCGCTCATGTACTGGCAGGGAATCACCAACAAGATCGATTTCTCAGGCCGCTACAATGGAGTGTTCACCAACTATTCCAAAAACGGCTCTTCCAATGAGTACTCGAACGAATTCGAAGGATCACTGCATGCACGCCTGTTGAATGACAACTACACCGTAAACCCTTTTCTCACTGCAGGTGTTGGAGTAGGTAATTACGGCAGCAGATGGTCTCCCTATGCTCCGCTCGGTATCGGCGCACAGGTGAATATCGCTGGTCTTACCTATATCTTTGTACAGGCCAACTATCGCCTGGCGTTCAACCAGAAAAAACATGACGATAACCTGTTCTGGTCTATCGGCTTCACAGAAAATATCTCCAAACCTAAAAAGTCCGAGCCTGTAAAAACAGTGCCCATCCCTGTTATCGAAGCTCCAAAAGACACTGATGGCGATGGCGTGGTAGACAGTCTGGACGCATGCCCTGATATCAAAGGCCTGGCCCAGTTCCAGGGTTGCCCTGATACTGACGGCGACGGTGTACCCGATAAAGATGATAAGTGCCCCGATGTAAAAGGACTGGTGCGCTACAACGGCTGCCCCATCCCTGATACAGATGGTGATGGTGTGAACGATGAGGAAGACAAATGTCCCAATGTACCCGGAGTTGCCCGTTACAATGGTTGTCCTGTTCCCGATACCGATAAAGACGGTGTGAATGATGAAGAAGATAAATGTCCCAACCTGCCCGGCCCCAAAGAGAACAATGGTTGCCCTGTAGTGAAAGAGGAAGTAGTGAAGAAAGTGAATGTAGCAGCAGGAAAGATCTTCTTCACCACCGGTACTGCCAAACTGATGGCCAAATCAAATGCCTCCCTGGATCTGGTAGCTGCTGAAATGAAGAAAGATGCCGACCTCAAACTGAGCATCGAAGGTCATACGGACAATACCGGTACTGATAAAGTAAACCAGCCGCTGAGCGAAAAACGCGCACAGGCAGTTCTGGCTTACCTGAAATCAAAAGGTGTTGATGAAAGCAGGATGAATGCAGCAGGTTTCGGTTCTGCCAACCCCATCGCTGACAACAAAACTGCCAAAGGCAGAACACTCAACAGACGTGTAGAGCTCAAACTGAGCTATTAAGATAGTTCTTGGATCATGGTTCAAAATCGGATGCTGTTCAACAGGTACAAAGAATAAGCATCCAGGGTTTCTTGTAAAGGTTCCATTCTTATCCTGGCCCCGTTTTCACGGGGCTCAGGAAAGAGTGGTTTTTTTGTTTATTGACATTCCTCAAATTGCCTTTTTCGGTTATCCGGCCTGTTCATGCGGAAAATGACCCCGTTGATGGAATGTATAGAGGCATTCGTGTACTATCTCCCAAAATAAAACAGAATCAATGTTACTTTGATATAAACCGTGCCGGTATGGCATTTGGTTTTTCTCATGTACAGTTTGAAACTGGTTTTCTGCGAGAAGTCTATCTGGTTTCGAATCGCAGGAAATTGGTGTGACAACCCCGTTTAAGTCACTAAGGAAATGTATCTACATTTCCTTTTTTCTTACCCTTACAGCTTTCTTCACTTTCACTGCTGCCGGAATTCTTTCTCCATTTTTTGTCAGTTTTTCTACCAGTTCCAGCAGGAACTTCAACAGTTCCGATTGTTCCTTCAATGATATTACTATTAGCTTCATGTTAGCAGCAAGCGATGGATCGATCCGGGCGGGAAGAAGCTTCCCGGTTTTGACGGAACTTTGCTTTTCAGCGATGGGCACATAATCGTATTTGATCTTTTTGAAATAACGGAGAATGATATCCGTGGAATTCCTTTTCGGTTCTGCTTTACCGGCAATCCAGTTGTACACTTTTGAAAAACTGATCTTCTGGGAGGTAGCGAAACTGCGCACATCTGTTTGTTGCTGGTTCATCGCTTTCACCAGCTCTTTTACGATCTGGGGGATCTTTCTGGGAGGATTGGCCGGCAGCCTGATAGGACGGTGCTTTTTGACTGACATGAACAAATTGTTTTTTTGTTTGAAAATGGAATAACAGAACTGCGGAATGCAGGCATTGAAGCGCTTGCAAAGCAGATCATGGCATTGCCATTTCATCTCAGAAAAAAAGTTGAAAGTAAAAAGCGGGAGATCGCTTTTTGATGGATCCTGGTTGGTTTGATGCCGAAGATAATGAATTTAGCTTTCGTTCCTTTCCGATTTTTTAGTAATTTTTTAGCCGCTACAGTTAAGGATCTTGCCAATTGGCCGGACAAGTATGGCAAAATGATTGACAATTGGTATGTCTTGCAACAATACATTCACACAAATGTCCCTGTTATGAAAAAGTCCCGCAGATCGTTTTTGAGAAATACTGCGCTCGCCGGCGCCGGAGTGCTGGCGGCCCAATCCGGAATCAGCGCCTTTCATTATCGCCGTATCCCGGGAGCCAATGACCGCGTACGCGTGGGTGTGGTGGGTTATTCAGACCGCCATCGTCAATCCCATATGCCCTGTTTCATGAACCATTACAAGGAATTGAATTTCGAAATAGTGGCTGTATCCGATATATGGAATAAAAGACGTGAGGAAGGCGCATCGGCCTGGAAGGAAAAAATGATGCGCGATGTGATCGCCTGCCGCAACAATGAAGAAATGTATGGAAAGAAAATAGTGGACGCAGTGTTCATCAGTACGGCCGATTTCCAGCATGCGCTGCATACCATCGAAGCAGTGAAGGCAGGTTGCGATGCATACGTGGAAAAACCTTTTGCCGAAACGATGGAAGACAATCGCGCTGCGCTCAAAGCCGTGAAGGAAACGGGAAAGATCGTGCAGATCGGATCACAACGCAGAAGCGGCACCAATTATCATGCAGCCAATGAATTCATCCGCAGCGGAAAGTTTGGTCCGCTCACCATGGTAGAACTCACCTGGAATGTGAACCAGCCCGGACGCTGGAGAAGACCTGCATTGCTTGACCAGATCAAGGAATCGGATACAGACTGGAAACGTTACCTGCTCAACAGGCCCTATGAACCTTTCGATCCGCGTTTATACCTGGAGTATCGCTTGTTCTGGCCCTATTCATCCGGACTGCCAGGGCAGTGGATGAGCCACCAGATAGATACCGTGCACTGGTTCACCAACCTCCCGCATCCGCGAAGCGTGGTAGCCAATGGTGGCATCTACATGTGGAAGGATGGCAGGAAGAACTGGGACACGCTGATGGCAGCCTTCGATTATGGACCGCTGGACGATCTGAGCAAAGGTTTCCAGGTTACCTTCGGTTCGCGTATGCATAACGGTGATGAGAAACCCGCAGAGATCTATTATTCCAACGGAGGCGAACTCAACCTCAATACCAATAAAGTATCTCCCGCCGGCGGCCTTACCGCCAATCATGCGAAGGCAATGAAGATGGAAGCCAACCTGCTGCCTGAACAAAGTCTCGGCGCTTCTGTTGCCGTGTCTGCTTCAGCCAATACCGGTGGCGATATACTAACGAGTAACCATGTACGCAACTGGATGGAATGCGTG
This portion of the Pseudobacter ginsenosidimutans genome encodes:
- a CDS encoding response regulator, with product MPNILIADDHAIVRYGTTLIIKDLMPGVHVSEAENFSQVLKLLNQQRFDLLILDINIPGGNNLQMIDVVRLHQPQIRILIFSGYDEQLFALRYLQAGVDGYLVKHSPEEDLKTAIRTILNNEKYISSTVRQHLLNGLNTKSDIAKNPLQSLSNREMEVMQLLIKGSSVADIGSMLSLQISTVSTYKARIFDKLDVANVIDLAEKVRLYGGQAS
- a CDS encoding sensor histidine kinase translates to MKVVVLYSILLLFPISLLAHDSLQYTVRQYTDENGLPQNSVKAMGFDRSGFLWMNTENGVVRFDGQFFRSFNKNQLPLRSSRMSWLLPDLQTGALISVTERNQLICMQDGQATLLTDHYLLSEIPLGPDIHDDNYKLYSALGLPNVFSSLIRIEKYKISTAVDRYYLLTSDSIIARDKGKMEFSLQYKAGNYWEFFLVGNRLYQIQGVQIKLIEAGQVIATGQLQGDIRQHPGFLNGKVQPKIYWSTSAGQVFVVMDKSLYMVKPGAKNGLTTELLMRDFDYEANRITVVCYDTLYKRIFMGSQTRGLFVFTRKPFFTMRSGQSDADEVYYAQALVGENRILTPQGYLFNLQDIHEVLPEFNKRMREDRSSMVLDHNKNIWVKHRTMLYCFDPTGRKLLREFSYPYNITMLYEDQDSNLIVGIKRRAAWRFSLNDPLAKPEVVYPSIKDLCYIQEEGKLRMWMGCGNGLYSIDKSTGKIDSIKELSGKYIRSLYVRQEGEIWISTHEDGFYLYDGKKLIAMPMDKGGYLASAHCVIEDDNGFFWITTNKGLFQTARQDLLDYAAGKQHSPFYLYYDKYTGFNTNEFNGGCQPCGLKLKGGYFSLPSLNGLVVGNPSKLVPEVPSLNLFIDRIEIDGQSIPLADTISLDNHFDFFRLFITTPYFGNSYNRHLDFSLVKDGNAGTWLPLDGDGSIKLSSLASGSYEIRIRKANGFGADNHLVKSVLLVVPLAFYETVWFRLLMALLVIIGFFLYMRIKLRYIRRKNAQLEEKIDERTQALQATLKELQQSEESMRRQTRMQERMIAAITHDIKTPLKYLTGAARRLFESTEGEKTTDDKKRSAHLIYESGYRMYHLTDNLLQYIKLNSSQGSIVMDKLCLNVLVENKLQIFNEIAAEQSTRIENNIPRDTYVLSNHHLLGIMVHNLIDNAVKATFDGVVKISATTDDDTVCIRVEDSGFGMSKQTQQWCNDEMGTAGSGNGISSKSGLGLIIVKDLVAQMKGRVRVSDGKEGGTVVELIFTK
- a CDS encoding OmpA family protein gives rise to the protein MRRRILPLAAFAMLFASVASGQEISRKKGKLIGFSVNATDFKTPNDIKATSFKDTWKKGDWHNFKNHDFGFSLMYWQGITNKIDFSGRYNGVFTNYSKNGSSNEYSNEFEGSLHARLLNDNYTVNPFLTAGVGVGNYGSRWSPYAPLGIGAQVNIAGLTYIFVQANYRLAFNQKKHDDNLFWSIGFTENISKPKKSEPVKTVPIPVIEAPKDTDGDGVVDSLDACPDIKGLAQFQGCPDTDGDGVPDKDDKCPDVKGLVRYNGCPIPDTDGDGVNDEEDKCPNVPGVARYNGCPVPDTDKDGVNDEEDKCPNLPGPKENNGCPVVKEEVVKKVNVAAGKIFFTTGTAKLMAKSNASLDLVAAEMKKDADLKLSIEGHTDNTGTDKVNQPLSEKRAQAVLAYLKSKGVDESRMNAAGFGSANPIADNKTAKGRTLNRRVELKLSY